The genomic interval TCCCGATCCGGATGCGACGAGATGAGGGGCATCTCTTTCCTCTCTGTCGTATTTCAGGGCTGCCGCCTTGAGGCGGCCTTTATCGCCGTCGTTCATGCCTCTATGTCCAATCTGAGATAGCGACGACCGTCATCTTTTCTCCTGCCCTCTACCCCGAGATACTGAAGGGACATCCCCAGATCGGATAGATCGTCCCTGAGCTCGTTAAGTCTTTCCGATATGCTGTCTCGACCTGCCGGGTCCTCTGCATTTATAGAGACCGCCAGGGCTTTTCCGTCCGATTCCAACCGTCCGGACACCTCTCCTATAGCGACTCCATCGAGGGCGAAGGAAACCTGATAGTAACGGCGTTCCTCTCCAGGGCCACCTCCGGAAGAGCTGAATCGGACCCGGGCGGGCAGTGAATCTTCGTCAGGAGAGGGCCACCAGGCCCCAGCAAGGGCCGCATGAGAGAAGGGCTCACGGGGAGGACGGGAGACCAGAGAGTGAGCCCGAAGAAAAAGGCTAGATTCGTCCTCGCCCTCTTTCATCTCGCGGAGCGACTCGAGAGGGTGTTCCCCTCGGCGTGACCTTTCCCGAAGCTCCTCTCTTATCCTGCGCCATTGGGCTGCCACAGAGTTAGAGTCCATCGAAAGGTACCAGGACAGCAGATTGGCCTTTTCTGAAGTCACTGCCTCGCCTCGAGCCATCAGTTCTACCAGAGAATTCATAGAGACCGAGTCACCTCCCAGACGGCGAAACTCCCTTCGAAGACCTAACATAAGTTCATCGGTCAGAGGAAGCCCTTTGGACAGAAGCAGCGACGCCGCTTCTCGGTCTCCCTGAGGGAGTTTTCCCAAAAGGGCTGCGTCCTCCGGACGAAGCCGCAATACCGGTACGTCGCCCTTGGCATCCCAAAGGGCCTGAAAATGCTGCCCCGGATATAGTGTCAGGTTGGATCGTGCCATGAGGTTCTGTCCGGCGATACGGACCGTGTAGGTTCCGTTCTCGGCGGATAGCACCCGGCCCTCCACGACGGTTCCGTCGGCTATGCCTTTGCCCTTTAGGGTCATAGCCCCTTTCGAGATATCCGGGGTCTGTCCTCTCCCGACCCCTATATTCAAGTTATTGGGATTTCCTATTCCGTCTATCATGCCGGACCTCTCCAGTGAAAGCTTTTTCTGTGAATCGGCGACGGCCCCATCGCCTCAAGGGCATTCCGATGAGCCTTGGTCCCGTATCCTTTGTGGGACGCGAAACCGTAGTCGGGATACAGACGATCCAAGGCGACCATAGCCCTGTCCCTCAGCACCTTGGCGACCACTGATGCGGCGGAGATCTGAGGATATACGTCGTCTCCGTGGGGACAGACTCTCTGAGGCCATACAAGATCGGGGATCTCTTTGTCTCCGTCCACCAAAACGCCGTCAAACAGACGGGAAGGAAGCCTTTCTACCGAACGTCTCATGGCCCACAAAGTAGCTCGTAGTATGTTTATCTTGTCTATCCGTTCGACCGATGCCGCCTGAGCGGCCCAGATCACACCGAGCTCCCCCATCAAAGAAAAAACCTTCTCCCTTCTCAGAGGGGTCATCTTTTTTGAGTCCCTGAGACCGGCGGATACGAGCCTCTCCGACTGTTCCTCGGTCAATATTGCAGCCGCCGCTACCACCGGTCCCGCCATGGGGCCTCTCCCCGCCTCGTCCACACCGGCAAAGACAGGGGAAAGGGTCATCCTATGAGGTCTCCCGGTCTTTCCAACGAGAAAGCCCCTAGCTTCCCCGACGAGAAGGCCTCTAAAAACCGCCGTCCCGCCAGGGTAAAATCCACCTTGTTTCCCGGCAGAAGACAGCCCAGTCGCCTGCCCAGGGACTCCAAAGTTTCGTAGGGGTCCTCTCCTGGATCCACTCCCCAGGCGTCCTTTACGACATACCACAGGTCCTTTTCCAAGAGGAACTCCACCAGGCGAAAGGACACAGCGTCGTAACCTCCTATGACCTCCGCCTTGCTGCATCCCAGCCAAGCCAGGGCTTTTTGTATGTGTTCATCCGATTTGGGATCCAGTATTCCCGGGGAGTCCACCACGAGGAAGCCTCTGCCTTTGTACCATGAAACTCCCTTCGTCACACCCGGTATGCCTCCGACCGATGCGCTTTTCTTGCCTACCAGACAGTTAAGAAGGGCGGATTTGCCGACGTTAGGGATTCCAACTACCGCCAGACGTAGCTCTCGATGAGACGGAGAGGCCTTGAGCAGCTCTTTTCTCATAGGCTCGATCTTCCCCTTCAACAGGTCTACCGCCCAGGCCTTACCCGAACCTTTTCTGTACAGAGAGAGCCAGGCATCGGTGACTTTTTTGTC from Dethiosulfovibrio russensis carries:
- a CDS encoding YlqF/YawG family GTPase, yielding MSGRTVWFPGHMAKGTRKLEGLVGKLDLILEVRDARAPEVTASPLAPSMSKICPVWKVLTKSDLADKKVTDAWLSLYRKGSGKAWAVDLLKGKIEPMRKELLKASPSHRELRLAVVGIPNVGKSALLNCLVGKKSASVGGIPGVTKGVSWYKGRGFLVVDSPGILDPKSDEHIQKALAWLGCSKAEVIGGYDAVSFRLVEFLLEKDLWYVVKDAWGVDPGEDPYETLESLGRRLGCLLPGNKVDFTLAGRRFLEAFSSGKLGAFSLERPGDLIG
- a CDS encoding ribonuclease HII, whose protein sequence is MTLSPVFAGVDEAGRGPMAGPVVAAAAILTEEQSERLVSAGLRDSKKMTPLRREKVFSLMGELGVIWAAQAASVERIDKINILRATLWAMRRSVERLPSRLFDGVLVDGDKEIPDLVWPQRVCPHGDDVYPQISAASVVAKVLRDRAMVALDRLYPDYGFASHKGYGTKAHRNALEAMGPSPIHRKSFHWRGPA